A genomic region of Artemia franciscana unplaced genomic scaffold, ASM3288406v1 PGA_scaffold_44, whole genome shotgun sequence contains the following coding sequences:
- the LOC136041845 gene encoding uncharacterized protein LOC136041845, translating to MFLCCQTPLVLNFIDYKQVFYSIDRRALGNVLFLYDIRDKYIRVISAMYESNTAAVKVGIEVSGWFCIKSGVKQGCVLSPIICIILMDFILMRSGKAMGEHGIKCRCKTLLDSDYADDLIILDESVSKTNKLF from the coding sequence ATGTTcctttgttgtcaaacacctttggtcctcaattttatagattataagcAGGTGTTTTATtctattgatagaagagctttaggaAATGTCTTATTCTTGTATGATATACGAGACAAATACATTagagtgattagtgctatgtacgaaagtaatactgctgcggttaaagtAGGAATAGAGGTTAGcggctggttttgtattaaatcaggagttaagcagggttgtgttctatctccTATTATAtgtatcattttgatggactttatcTTAATGAGgtcaggaaaggcaatgggagagcatggaatcaaatgcAGATGTAAAACTCTCCTTGACtcagattatgctgatgatttaatcatactagatgaaagtgtaagcaaaacaaataaacttttttag